In the genome of Mycobacterium kansasii ATCC 12478, one region contains:
- a CDS encoding alpha/beta hydrolase yields the protein MCLSRREQFARLLLIWTAIATVALVLVGCIRVVDGRARMAEPKLGQPVQWTPCRSSNPAVKIPGGALCGKLAVPVDYAHPDGDIAALALIRFPATGDKIGSLVINPGGPGESGIEAALGVFQSLPKRVHERFDLVGFDPRGVASSRPALWCNSDADNDRLRAEPQVDYSPAGVARIEEETRQFVSRCVAKMGKKFLANVGTVNVAKDLDAIRAALGDDKLTYLGYSYGTRIGSAYAEAYPQRVRAMILDGAVDPNADPIEADLRQAKGFQDAFNDYAADCAKDGSCPLGNDPAKAVDVYHSLVDPLVDPDNLQVSRPAHTNDPRGLSYSDAIVGTIMALYSPNLWSHLTDGLSELADHRGDTLLALADMYMRRDSHGHYTNATDARVAINCVDQPPITDRAKIIDEDRRSRELAPFMSYGKFTGDAPLGTCAFWPVPPTSKPHVVYAPDLVPTIVVSTTHDPATPYKAGVDLASQLHGSLLTFNGTQHTVVFQGDSCIDDYVTAYLIGGTTPPSGAKC from the coding sequence ATGTGCCTGTCTCGCCGCGAACAGTTCGCGCGCCTGTTGCTGATCTGGACCGCGATCGCCACCGTGGCGTTGGTTCTCGTGGGCTGCATCCGCGTGGTCGACGGGCGCGCTCGCATGGCCGAGCCGAAGCTGGGACAGCCGGTGCAGTGGACGCCGTGCCGCAGCTCCAATCCGGCCGTGAAGATTCCCGGCGGCGCGCTGTGCGGCAAGCTCGCCGTGCCGGTCGACTACGCCCATCCCGACGGTGACATCGCTGCGCTGGCCCTGATTCGATTCCCGGCGACGGGGGACAAGATCGGTTCGCTGGTCATCAACCCCGGTGGTCCGGGCGAATCGGGTATCGAGGCCGCGCTCGGCGTTTTCCAGTCGTTGCCGAAGCGGGTCCATGAACGGTTCGACCTCGTCGGGTTCGACCCGCGTGGTGTGGCGTCCTCACGTCCGGCACTATGGTGCAACTCCGACGCCGACAACGACCGGCTGCGGGCGGAGCCGCAGGTCGACTACAGCCCGGCAGGTGTGGCACGCATCGAAGAGGAAACCAGGCAATTCGTCAGCCGCTGTGTCGCCAAGATGGGCAAGAAGTTCCTGGCGAACGTCGGGACCGTCAACGTCGCCAAGGACCTGGATGCCATCCGCGCGGCACTGGGCGACGACAAACTGACCTACCTCGGCTACTCGTACGGCACCCGGATCGGCTCCGCCTACGCCGAGGCCTACCCCCAGCGGGTGCGGGCGATGATCCTCGACGGCGCGGTCGACCCCAATGCCGATCCCATCGAGGCGGATCTGCGTCAGGCCAAGGGATTTCAGGACGCCTTCAACGACTACGCCGCCGACTGCGCCAAGGACGGTAGCTGCCCGTTGGGCAACGACCCGGCCAAGGCCGTCGACGTCTACCACAGCCTGGTCGACCCGCTGGTCGACCCCGACAACCTGCAGGTGAGCAGGCCGGCGCACACCAACGACCCGCGGGGACTCAGCTACAGCGACGCGATCGTGGGCACCATCATGGCGCTGTACTCGCCGAATCTGTGGAGTCACCTGACCGACGGCCTTTCGGAGCTGGCCGACCACCGCGGGGACACCCTGCTCGCGCTGGCCGACATGTACATGCGCCGCGACTCGCACGGTCATTACACCAACGCGACCGACGCGCGCGTGGCCATCAATTGCGTTGACCAGCCGCCGATTACCGATCGCGCCAAGATCATCGACGAGGACCGCCGCTCCCGCGAGCTCGCTCCGTTCATGAGCTACGGCAAGTTCACCGGCGACGCGCCACTTGGCACCTGTGCATTCTGGCCGGTGCCGCCGACCAGCAAGCCGCACGTCGTCTACGCACCGGACCTGGTGCCGACGATCGTGGTGTCGACCACCCATGACCCGGCGACTCCCTATAAAGCCGGGGTTGACCTGGCGAGCCAGCTGCACGGCTCGCTGCTGACCTTCAACGGAACCCAGCACACCGTGGTCTTCCAGGGCGACAGCTGCATCGACGACTACGTCACGGCCTACCTGATCGGCGGGACAACCCCGCCGAGCGGCGCGAAATGCTGA
- a CDS encoding alpha/beta hydrolase, with product MLAMSRRRPFSSALLSVGLVLGGQLASARATPEADTGQTQSPVTPAAAAQQQNWGSCSAFVPDSRDIPTARCTTVAVPVDYDHPGTAQAKLAVIRVPATGQRIGSLLFNPGGPGASAVDMVAVMAPELKDTDIARHFDLVGFDPRGVGHSTPALRCRTDAEFDAYRRDPMVDYSQTGVAHIEQVYRELAQHCVDRMGPGFLANVGTASAARDMDGIRQALGDDQINYLGYSYGTELGTAYVERFGAHVRAMVLDGAIDPTIGPIEENVKQLAGFQTAFNDYAADCARSTACPLGTDPTQWVNRYQALVDPLVATPGKTSDPRGLSYADAATGTVNALYTPQHWKYLTSGLLGLQHGTDAGDLLVLADDYYGRDLNGQYDNDQDAFNAIRCVDAPAPTDAASWVSADQQFRQAAPFLSYGQFTGFAPRDLCALWPVPATSTPHAASPAGPGKVVVVSTTHDPATPYQAGVDLARQLGAALITYDGTQHTAVFDGNDCVDTAVVRYFVDLTVPPANLRCGS from the coding sequence ATGCTGGCCATGTCGCGTCGCAGACCGTTCAGCTCGGCGCTGCTGTCAGTGGGACTCGTGCTCGGTGGTCAACTGGCGTCGGCCCGCGCGACTCCCGAGGCCGACACCGGTCAGACTCAGAGCCCAGTAACGCCCGCGGCCGCAGCGCAGCAACAGAATTGGGGTTCGTGCTCCGCGTTCGTACCCGACAGCCGGGATATCCCGACGGCACGCTGCACGACCGTGGCGGTCCCGGTCGACTACGACCACCCCGGCACGGCGCAAGCCAAGTTGGCGGTCATCCGGGTTCCCGCGACCGGGCAGCGGATCGGGTCGCTGCTGTTCAACCCCGGCGGGCCCGGTGCGTCCGCGGTCGACATGGTCGCCGTGATGGCGCCCGAACTCAAAGACACCGACATCGCCCGTCACTTCGACTTGGTGGGCTTCGACCCCAGAGGGGTCGGCCACTCGACACCGGCCCTGCGGTGCCGCACCGACGCCGAGTTCGACGCCTACCGGCGCGACCCGATGGTCGATTACAGCCAGACCGGGGTGGCCCACATCGAGCAGGTGTACCGGGAGCTGGCGCAGCACTGTGTCGACCGGATGGGGCCCGGGTTCCTGGCCAACGTGGGGACCGCGTCGGCAGCGCGCGATATGGACGGGATTCGTCAGGCCCTGGGTGATGACCAGATCAACTATCTCGGCTATAGCTACGGCACCGAGTTGGGCACCGCCTACGTCGAGCGGTTCGGCGCCCACGTCCGGGCGATGGTGCTGGACGGCGCGATCGACCCGACCATCGGCCCGATTGAGGAAAACGTCAAGCAGCTCGCCGGATTTCAGACCGCTTTCAACGACTATGCCGCGGACTGTGCGCGCTCGACGGCCTGCCCGCTGGGCACCGACCCGACCCAGTGGGTCAACCGCTACCAGGCGCTGGTCGACCCGCTGGTAGCCACGCCAGGCAAGACCTCGGATCCGCGGGGCCTGAGCTACGCCGACGCCGCCACGGGCACCGTCAACGCGCTGTACACCCCGCAGCATTGGAAGTACCTGACCAGTGGCCTGCTGGGGCTGCAGCACGGCACCGACGCCGGCGACCTGCTGGTGCTTGCCGACGACTATTACGGCCGCGACCTCAATGGCCAGTACGACAACGACCAGGACGCGTTCAACGCGATTCGTTGTGTCGACGCGCCGGCGCCGACGGACGCCGCGTCGTGGGTGTCGGCCGATCAGCAGTTCCGCCAGGCTGCGCCGTTTCTCAGCTACGGGCAGTTCACCGGCTTCGCGCCGCGCGATCTGTGTGCGCTGTGGCCGGTGCCGGCGACCTCAACACCACACGCCGCGTCACCTGCCGGTCCGGGCAAGGTCGTGGTGGTCTCCACCACCCACGACCCGGCCACCCCCTATCAGGCCGGGGTGGACCTGGCCCGGCAGCTGGGCGCCGCGCTGATCACCTACGACGGGACCCAGCACACGGCGGTGTTCGACGGCAACGACTGTGTGGACACCGCGGTGGTGCGCTACTTCGTCGATTTGACGGTGCCGCCGGCGAATCTTCGCTGCGGGTCCTGA
- a CDS encoding WS/DGAT/MGAT family O-acyltransferase, protein MQRLSGLDASFLYLETSSQPMHVCSIMDLDTSTMPGGYTFDRLREALSLRVKALPEFREKLASSPLNLDHPVWVDDDDFHIDRHVHRIGLPSPGGRAELSEICGHIASLPLDRRRPLWEMWVVEGVAGTDCHHRGRIGIMTKVHHAAVDGVTGANLMSQLCTTEADAPAPDPVDGVGGGTGWQIAAGGLVRFAARPLQLANVMPQTVSSVVSTVLRARDGLTMARPFAAPRTVFNASISGRRNIAYAELDLEDIKTVKNHFGVKVNDLVMALVSGVLRQYLAERNALPDSSLVASVPVSVHGKSDRPGRNQVSAMFSSLHTEIADPVERLRAIAQANSAAKGHSSAIGATLLQDWSQFAAPAVFGVAMRVYARTRLTESLPVHNLVVSNVPGPQVPLYLLGCQVKSMYPLGPIFHGSGLNITVMSLNGKLDIGLVSCPELLPDLWEMADEFAIAMEELLAAVG, encoded by the coding sequence ATGCAGCGGCTCAGTGGCCTCGACGCCAGCTTCTTGTACCTGGAAACCTCGTCCCAGCCGATGCACGTGTGCTCGATCATGGACTTGGACACCTCGACGATGCCGGGCGGCTACACCTTCGACCGGCTGCGCGAGGCATTGTCGCTTCGCGTCAAAGCGCTGCCGGAGTTCCGGGAGAAGCTCGCCAGCAGCCCGTTGAACCTCGACCATCCGGTCTGGGTGGACGACGACGACTTCCACATCGATCGCCATGTGCACCGCATCGGTTTGCCGTCACCGGGCGGCCGGGCGGAACTCTCGGAGATCTGCGGACATATCGCGTCGCTGCCCTTGGATCGCCGGCGACCGCTGTGGGAGATGTGGGTCGTCGAAGGCGTGGCAGGTACCGATTGCCATCACCGGGGCCGCATCGGGATCATGACCAAGGTGCACCACGCCGCCGTGGACGGCGTGACCGGAGCCAACCTGATGTCGCAGCTGTGTACCACCGAAGCCGACGCGCCCGCGCCGGATCCGGTGGACGGAGTCGGCGGTGGCACCGGCTGGCAGATCGCCGCCGGCGGCCTGGTCAGGTTTGCCGCCCGGCCGCTACAGCTGGCCAACGTGATGCCGCAGACGGTGTCCTCGGTGGTCTCCACGGTGTTGCGGGCCCGCGACGGCCTGACCATGGCACGCCCGTTCGCCGCGCCCCGTACCGTGTTCAACGCCAGCATCAGCGGCCGCCGCAACATCGCCTACGCCGAACTGGATCTCGAGGACATCAAGACGGTGAAGAACCACTTCGGCGTCAAGGTGAACGACCTGGTGATGGCGCTGGTTTCCGGGGTGCTTCGGCAATATCTCGCCGAACGCAACGCCCTGCCCGACTCGTCGCTGGTGGCGTCGGTGCCCGTGTCGGTGCACGGCAAGTCCGATCGTCCCGGGCGGAACCAGGTTTCGGCGATGTTCTCCAGCCTGCACACCGAAATCGCCGACCCGGTGGAGCGGCTGCGGGCCATCGCCCAAGCGAATTCGGCTGCGAAGGGCCATAGTTCGGCCATCGGCGCGACGTTGCTGCAGGATTGGTCACAGTTCGCCGCGCCGGCCGTTTTCGGGGTGGCGATGCGTGTCTATGCCAGGACCCGGCTGACCGAGAGCCTGCCGGTGCACAACCTGGTGGTCTCCAACGTGCCGGGGCCGCAGGTTCCGTTGTACCTGCTGGGTTGCCAGGTCAAGTCGATGTACCCGTTGGGGCCGATCTTTCACGGCTCCGGTCTCAACATCACGGTCATGTCGCTCAACGGCAAGTTGGACATCGGTCTGGTCTCGTGTCCGGAACTGCTGCCGGACTTGTGGGAAATGGCCGACGAGTTTGCTATCGCCATGGAAGAACTGCTGGCGGCCGTCGGGTGA
- the panB gene encoding 3-methyl-2-oxobutanoate hydroxymethyltransferase — protein MSEQNIYGAGPSTPADPTAPRTKIRTHHLQKWKAEGHKWAMLTAYDYSTARVFDDAGIPVLLIGDSAANVVYGYDTTVPISVDELIPLVRGVARGAPHALVVADLPFGSYEAGPTAALAAATRFMKEGGAHAVKLEGGERVAEQIACLTAAGIPVMAHIGFTPQSVNTLGGFRVQGRGDAAEQTVADAIAVAEAGAFAVVMEMVPAELATQITGKLTIPTVGIGAGPNCDGQVLVWQDMAGLSGGKAARFVKRYADIAGELRRAARQYADEVAGGVFPAEEHCF, from the coding sequence ATGTCTGAGCAGAATATCTATGGCGCCGGCCCGTCGACGCCCGCCGACCCGACCGCGCCACGAACCAAGATCCGCACTCACCACCTGCAGAAATGGAAGGCCGAAGGCCACAAGTGGGCCATGCTCACGGCCTACGACTACTCGACCGCGAGGGTCTTCGACGACGCCGGCATCCCGGTGCTGCTGATCGGTGATTCGGCCGCCAACGTCGTCTACGGCTACGACACCACGGTGCCGATCTCGGTCGACGAGCTGATTCCGCTGGTCCGCGGCGTCGCGCGGGGCGCCCCGCACGCACTGGTGGTCGCCGACCTGCCATTCGGCAGCTACGAGGCCGGACCCACCGCCGCGCTGGCCGCGGCCACCCGGTTCATGAAGGAAGGCGGCGCGCACGCGGTCAAGCTGGAAGGCGGCGAGCGGGTGGCCGAGCAGATCGCCTGCCTGACCGCGGCGGGCATCCCGGTGATGGCCCACATCGGCTTCACCCCGCAGAGCGTCAACACTCTGGGCGGGTTCCGGGTGCAGGGCCGCGGTGACGCCGCCGAGCAGACCGTGGCGGACGCGATCGCCGTCGCCGAAGCCGGAGCGTTCGCGGTGGTGATGGAGATGGTGCCGGCCGAGCTGGCCACCCAGATCACCGGCAAGCTGACCATTCCGACGGTCGGGATCGGCGCCGGGCCCAACTGCGACGGCCAGGTCCTGGTCTGGCAGGACATGGCCGGCCTCAGCGGCGGCAAGGCCGCCCGCTTCGTCAAGCGCTACGCCGACATTGCGGGCGAATTACGCCGCGCCGCAAGGCAATACGCCGACGAGGTGGCAGGCGGGGTCTTCCCCGCCGAGGAGCACTGCTTCTAG
- a CDS encoding heme-binding protein produces MLFLGCASSRVVAGGLGAGAISAAMLFGGIGPAWADPGDPMPPPPNCTAADLAGVSAGVAAATSAYLFTHPDVNDYFTSLKGQPREDIRDQLQQYMDANPAVHADLQGIRQPLTDFRNRCQ; encoded by the coding sequence ATGTTGTTCTTGGGTTGTGCCTCGTCCCGGGTGGTCGCCGGCGGGTTGGGTGCCGGCGCGATCAGCGCCGCGATGCTGTTCGGCGGTATCGGGCCGGCCTGGGCGGATCCGGGCGACCCCATGCCGCCACCGCCGAATTGCACGGCAGCCGACCTGGCCGGGGTGTCGGCGGGGGTGGCGGCGGCCACCTCCGCTTATCTGTTCACCCATCCAGACGTCAACGACTACTTCACCAGCCTCAAGGGTCAGCCCCGCGAGGATATCCGTGACCAGCTGCAGCAGTACATGGATGCCAACCCGGCGGTTCATGCCGACCTGCAGGGCATTCGCCAGCCGCTGACCGACTTCCGGAACCGGTGTCAGTGA
- the ctaD gene encoding cytochrome c oxidase subunit I, producing MTTEAPPAQDLEARRPFPARVGPKGNLIYKIITTTDHKMIGIMYMVACYIFFFIGGLMALLIRGELAAPGLQFLSNEQYNQLFTMHGTAMLLFYATPVVFGFANLVLPLQIGAPDVAFPRLNALSFWLFIFGALIALSGFIVPGGPADFGWTAYTPLSNAIHSPGPGGDLWILGLGVGGLGTILGGVNMLTTVVCMRAPGMTMFRMPIFTWNIMVTSVLVLMIFPLLTAALFGLAADRHLGAHIYDAANGGVILFQHLFWFFGHPEVYVIALPFFGIISEVIPVFARKPIFGYTTLVYATLSIAALSVAVWAHHMFVTGAVLLPFFSFMTFLIAVPTGLKFFNWIGTMWRGQLTFETPMLFSFGFLVTFLAGGLTGVMLASPPLDFHVSDSYFVVAHFHYTLFGTIVFATYAGVYFWFPKMTGRLLDERLGKLHFWLTFIGFHTTFLVQHWLGNAGMPRRYADYLPTDGYQTLNVVSTVGAFILGISVLPFAWNVFKSWRFGEPVLVDDPWGHGNSLEWATSCPPPRHNFTELPRIRSERPAFELHYPHMVKRMRAEAHVGRHEEVAEAETVGAG from the coding sequence GTGACCACTGAAGCGCCGCCCGCCCAAGACCTGGAGGCCCGCCGGCCGTTCCCGGCCCGGGTCGGGCCGAAGGGCAACTTGATCTACAAGATCATCACCACCACCGACCACAAGATGATCGGCATCATGTACATGGTCGCCTGCTACATCTTCTTTTTCATCGGCGGGCTGATGGCATTGCTGATCCGCGGTGAACTCGCCGCACCCGGGCTGCAATTCCTGTCCAACGAGCAGTACAACCAGTTGTTCACCATGCACGGCACGGCGATGTTGCTGTTCTACGCCACCCCCGTCGTCTTCGGCTTCGCCAACCTGGTGCTGCCCCTGCAGATCGGCGCCCCCGACGTCGCCTTCCCGCGGCTCAACGCGCTGTCGTTCTGGCTGTTCATCTTCGGTGCGCTGATCGCGCTGAGCGGCTTCATCGTGCCGGGCGGCCCGGCCGACTTCGGGTGGACGGCCTACACCCCGCTCTCCAATGCGATCCACAGCCCCGGACCCGGTGGTGACCTGTGGATCCTGGGCCTGGGTGTGGGTGGCCTGGGCACCATCCTGGGCGGGGTCAACATGCTCACCACCGTGGTGTGCATGCGCGCCCCGGGCATGACGATGTTCCGGATGCCGATCTTCACCTGGAACATCATGGTCACCAGCGTGCTGGTGCTGATGATCTTCCCGCTGTTGACCGCCGCGCTGTTCGGCCTGGCCGCCGACCGCCACCTCGGTGCCCACATCTACGACGCGGCCAACGGCGGGGTGATCCTGTTCCAGCACCTGTTCTGGTTCTTCGGGCATCCCGAGGTGTACGTGATCGCGTTGCCGTTCTTCGGCATCATCTCCGAGGTGATCCCGGTGTTTGCCCGCAAGCCGATTTTCGGCTACACCACGCTGGTCTATGCGACCCTGTCCATCGCGGCGCTGTCGGTGGCGGTGTGGGCCCATCACATGTTCGTCACCGGCGCGGTGCTGCTGCCGTTCTTCTCCTTCATGACGTTCCTGATCGCGGTCCCCACCGGTCTCAAATTCTTCAACTGGATCGGCACCATGTGGCGGGGCCAGTTGACGTTCGAGACGCCGATGCTCTTCTCGTTCGGATTCCTGGTCACCTTCCTGGCCGGCGGCTTGACCGGTGTGATGCTGGCCAGCCCGCCGCTGGATTTCCACGTCAGCGACAGCTACTTCGTGGTGGCGCACTTCCATTACACCCTGTTCGGCACCATCGTCTTCGCCACCTACGCCGGCGTCTACTTCTGGTTCCCGAAGATGACCGGACGGCTGCTCGACGAGCGCCTGGGCAAGCTGCATTTCTGGCTGACGTTCATCGGCTTCCACACCACGTTCCTGGTCCAGCACTGGCTGGGCAATGCCGGGATGCCGCGCCGCTATGCGGACTACCTGCCCACCGACGGTTACCAAACGCTGAACGTGGTCTCCACGGTGGGGGCATTCATCCTCGGCATCTCGGTGCTGCCGTTCGCGTGGAACGTATTCAAGAGTTGGCGCTTCGGCGAACCGGTGCTGGTCGACGACCCCTGGGGCCACGGCAACTCGCTGGAATGGGCCACCAGCTGCCCGCCGCCGCGGCACAACTTCACCGAGCTGCCCCGAATCCGTTCGGAGCGGCCAGCTTTCGAGCTGCACTACCCGCACATGGTGAAACGCATGCGGGCCGAAGCCCACGTCGGCCGACACGAAGAAGTGGCGGAAGCAGAGACCGTCGGCGCCGGCTGA